The following proteins are co-located in the Sporolactobacillus pectinivorans genome:
- a CDS encoding undecaprenyl-diphosphate phosphatase, producing the protein MTILQTLIFAIIQGISELFPISSVAHGVLVPYVFHWNLSAAFLQTHFLPYVVMLHLGTAIALFIFFWREWFEMIRSIFTGSKKILLLVIVATIPAAVIGAVLQKPLTSIFSNVTSASIFLIVNGFFLFFGEKLRFRGDKNIEDLKYRQAFVIGLFQSLALVPGFSRSGSSMTAGFWMGLKHESAARFSMLMATPVIAGAGILEVPKLLKSGSHGLFQISLIGGLAAGIFAFISVWILMKWFKRKEIQAMRPFAYYCWAVGALVLISQFVFA; encoded by the coding sequence ATGACCATTTTACAGACTTTGATTTTTGCGATTATTCAAGGGATCTCCGAGTTATTTCCTATAAGCAGTGTTGCTCACGGAGTTCTTGTCCCTTACGTTTTTCACTGGAATCTGAGTGCCGCTTTTTTGCAGACTCACTTTTTACCTTACGTGGTTATGCTCCATCTCGGAACGGCCATTGCATTGTTCATATTTTTCTGGAGAGAATGGTTTGAAATGATCCGATCAATCTTTACAGGCAGCAAAAAGATTTTATTATTGGTGATCGTTGCAACCATACCTGCCGCAGTGATTGGTGCTGTCCTTCAAAAACCGCTGACCAGTATTTTTAGTAACGTGACCAGTGCTTCGATCTTCTTAATCGTGAATGGATTTTTTCTATTTTTTGGCGAGAAGCTTCGTTTCAGGGGCGATAAGAACATTGAAGACTTGAAGTATAGACAGGCTTTTGTCATCGGGTTGTTTCAGTCACTTGCCCTTGTCCCGGGATTTTCCCGATCTGGATCAAGTATGACTGCCGGTTTTTGGATGGGATTGAAACATGAATCAGCGGCACGTTTCTCTATGCTCATGGCAACACCCGTTATCGCAGGTGCAGGCATACTGGAAGTTCCAAAATTATTAAAAAGCGGATCCCATGGTTTGTTCCAGATATCTCTTATAGGTGGTCTTGCGGCCGGTATATTTGCGTTTATCAGCGTATGGATTCTGATGAAATGGTTTAAAAGAAAGGAAATTCAAGCCATGCGCCCGTTCGCCTATTATTGCTGGGCGGTCGGCGCGCTGGTGTTGATTAGCCAATTTGTTTTTGCATAA
- the argC gene encoding N-acetyl-gamma-glutamyl-phosphate reductase, which yields MKAGIVGANGYSGIELIRLLMNHPFVELEMLVSHMTKGSAISDVYPHLSGLLDRPLEEFDADKLAERTDVVFFATPAGVSKDLLPECLKRGLICIDLSGDFRLKDPEAYKIWYHHTPADGSLLRDAVYGLTEVNRRRIEGAQFIANPGCYPTATLLGLAPALEDGAIDPGSIIIDGKSGVSGSGKQVVLGNLYSEVNESVKAYKLGTHKHLPEIEQEIAELSGKDYPVTFTTHLMPMTRGLMCTVYATLKKGYSTREFLEIYENYYEKSPFVRIRPIGTWPATKEVVGSNFCDIGLAVDGRTRRLTIVSVIDNVVKGAAGQAIQNLNIIKGWDEQTGLKFTPIYP from the coding sequence GTGAAAGCAGGTATTGTAGGGGCAAATGGTTATAGCGGAATCGAGTTGATTCGTTTATTAATGAATCACCCGTTTGTCGAATTAGAGATGCTCGTTTCCCATATGACAAAGGGCTCAGCAATTTCCGATGTATACCCTCATTTGTCGGGCCTGCTGGATAGGCCCTTGGAAGAGTTTGATGCAGATAAACTGGCTGAGCGAACAGATGTGGTTTTTTTTGCCACACCCGCAGGCGTCAGCAAGGATCTGTTGCCGGAGTGTCTGAAACGCGGATTGATTTGCATCGATCTGTCTGGCGATTTTCGCCTGAAAGATCCGGAGGCATATAAGATTTGGTATCATCACACGCCGGCGGATGGTTCGCTTTTGCGTGATGCAGTTTACGGATTGACGGAGGTTAACCGAAGGCGGATTGAAGGGGCACAATTCATTGCCAATCCCGGGTGTTATCCGACAGCTACACTGCTCGGCCTTGCGCCGGCTCTTGAAGACGGAGCGATTGATCCGGGATCGATCATCATTGACGGAAAATCAGGTGTATCAGGATCGGGAAAACAGGTGGTACTTGGGAATCTGTACAGTGAAGTTAATGAGAGTGTGAAAGCCTATAAACTTGGCACACATAAGCATTTGCCTGAAATTGAGCAGGAGATTGCGGAATTGAGCGGCAAGGATTATCCGGTTACCTTCACAACGCATCTGATGCCGATGACCCGGGGTTTGATGTGTACGGTCTATGCGACATTGAAAAAAGGCTATTCAACCCGGGAGTTTCTTGAAATCTATGAAAACTATTATGAAAAGTCGCCTTTTGTTCGGATTAGGCCAATTGGGACGTGGCCGGCGACTAAAGAAGTTGTCGGATCTAATTTCTGTGATATCGGGTTGGCTGTTGACGGTCGGACCAGGCGCTTGACCATCGTTTCAGTCATTGACAATGTAGTCAAAGGTGCAGCCGGCCAGGCCATTCAAAATCTGAACATCATTAAGGGATGGGACGAACAGACCGGGCTCAAGTTTACCCCGATCTATCCGTAA
- a CDS encoding ketopantoate reductase family protein produces MRIAVVGAGAIGCFFGGLLARKNMDVTFVGKGRTLERLQKHDLIVKSIRGDFSLPVKVVDAEHLQKEDNYDFILLSVKSTALDNVIPELQMLSGPRTEIVCLLNGIGNEEKLAAVFGDDHVVGGSAFISIIREEPGIVNHVGEGTLAIGEWKKGRDSKSLDNLAEVFRDSGIKTEISTNIRQVKWEKLLWNIIYNPLTALTRTRVGEVLDDADLAFLLSQVKAEFLSTADAAGVKIGSESVDNVLLPNPEVQNHKTSMLQDLENGRKMELEAILGFVIKTAGEYRIPVKTIETIYHLLRFVERKQEKKRRFTE; encoded by the coding sequence TTGAGAATTGCTGTAGTTGGTGCCGGAGCGATCGGATGTTTTTTCGGTGGGCTTCTAGCAAGAAAAAATATGGATGTCACATTCGTAGGAAAAGGGCGGACACTGGAACGCCTCCAAAAGCATGACTTGATCGTCAAAAGCATCCGTGGAGATTTTTCACTGCCGGTAAAAGTTGTTGATGCGGAACACCTTCAGAAAGAAGATAATTATGATTTTATTCTGCTTTCCGTGAAATCCACTGCTCTGGACAATGTGATCCCTGAACTGCAGATGCTGTCAGGGCCGAGAACAGAAATTGTCTGCCTGCTCAACGGCATCGGCAATGAGGAAAAACTGGCCGCAGTTTTCGGCGATGATCATGTTGTCGGAGGCTCTGCGTTCATATCGATTATCCGGGAAGAGCCGGGAATCGTGAATCATGTAGGTGAAGGGACGCTTGCGATTGGTGAATGGAAAAAAGGAAGGGACAGTAAATCGCTGGACAACCTCGCTGAAGTATTCCGAGATTCCGGAATAAAAACGGAAATATCAACCAATATTCGTCAGGTGAAATGGGAAAAACTGCTCTGGAATATTATTTATAATCCGCTCACCGCACTGACACGGACACGGGTCGGAGAAGTGCTGGACGATGCCGACCTGGCTTTTCTTCTTTCGCAGGTGAAAGCTGAATTCCTGAGCACAGCCGATGCGGCGGGGGTTAAAATCGGTTCTGAGTCTGTGGACAATGTGCTGCTTCCGAATCCGGAGGTCCAGAACCACAAGACGTCTATGCTTCAGGACTTGGAAAACGGAAGAAAGATGGAATTGGAAGCTATTCTTGGATTTGTCATTAAAACAGCTGGTGAATACAGGATTCCGGTAAAAACGATTGAGACAATCTATCATTTGCTCAGATTTGTGGAAAGAAAACAAGAGAAAAAACGGAGATTCACAGAATAA
- a CDS encoding SH3 domain-containing protein, with translation MNPNHGLAAIGTFAAAAAIAAVASAVPSNALAASFQPYTGQATTTLNVRSTPGTDRPRIGYFKQGATFQVTGIEGKSDKGNWLKIEYNNKTAYVDGYYVTMVVAKTKAAPAQSVQKVSAYTGVTTDNLNVRFLPNVKGTVLTTLKKGSTVTVTGKTSDGWLQISYKSGSAYVSSAYVNTSGSDIQQEKVAPPKTLYTAKTTDNLNVRSGASTSNKILATLKKGSSVDVVGTSGSWLEINYQNSIAYVSGAYVAKSGSSTSSTGTSVTVLYTGNTTDDLNVRSGASTTSKILTTLKKGSSVDVVGTSGSWLKIKYNNGTAYVSGDYVQKSGITSSSSGTSPVTSTDSITIVSVNVNFRTGPGTNYKSMGVINSQSKITKLADAPDGWVKISYNGQDGYVYGSYVKQEKITTTQTGNAVYQTTQYPISFGQALALEQKVNSSSDLAYYMNPNNFQQGTPDYFQFLKLSSLSGVTASQVNAMLKGDGILQNHGTDFVNAAKTYGVNEIYLVSHALLETGNGSSTLANGVSYKGKTVYNMFGIGAFDLDPTNGGAALALEDGWFTPSEAIWGGAKWIAENYVYNTTYQQDTLYKMRWNPDALISGSAAHQYATDPGWAVNQTGDIQYLYAQIKLKNILYDVPQYN, from the coding sequence TTGAATCCAAATCACGGTCTGGCGGCCATAGGAACCTTTGCAGCAGCTGCAGCGATAGCGGCGGTGGCATCTGCAGTGCCTTCCAACGCTTTAGCGGCATCTTTTCAGCCTTACACTGGGCAGGCGACGACAACTTTGAATGTCCGGAGTACACCTGGCACCGATCGGCCCAGAATCGGCTATTTTAAGCAGGGTGCTACTTTTCAAGTCACTGGAATAGAGGGGAAGAGTGACAAGGGTAACTGGCTGAAAATCGAATATAATAATAAAACGGCTTATGTAGATGGTTATTATGTAACTATGGTAGTCGCAAAAACGAAAGCTGCGCCTGCGCAGTCCGTGCAGAAGGTTTCAGCGTACACAGGGGTGACGACAGACAATCTGAATGTACGCTTCTTGCCCAATGTGAAGGGGACTGTTCTAACTACTCTGAAGAAGGGGTCGACAGTGACCGTAACCGGAAAAACTTCTGACGGCTGGCTGCAGATCAGTTATAAGAGCGGTTCAGCGTACGTTTCTTCAGCGTACGTTAATACCAGTGGATCAGACATTCAACAGGAAAAGGTAGCGCCTCCCAAAACCTTATATACTGCTAAAACGACAGACAATTTAAATGTGCGGTCCGGAGCATCGACATCAAACAAGATTCTGGCCACCCTGAAGAAGGGAAGCAGTGTAGACGTTGTCGGGACAAGTGGCAGCTGGCTGGAAATTAATTATCAGAACAGCATCGCTTATGTATCCGGGGCATATGTGGCAAAGTCGGGAAGCAGTACGTCGTCCACCGGCACATCTGTTACCGTCTTGTATACAGGAAACACAACGGATGATTTAAATGTGCGGTCCGGGGCATCAACAACGAGTAAAATCCTGACCACCCTGAAGAAGGGAAGCAGTGTAGACGTTGTCGGGACAAGCGGCAGCTGGTTAAAGATTAAGTACAATAACGGTACGGCATATGTTTCTGGAGATTATGTACAAAAATCTGGGATCACTAGTTCAAGCTCAGGGACGTCTCCGGTGACTAGCACAGATTCTATAACGATTGTCTCAGTAAATGTCAATTTCAGAACAGGCCCGGGAACGAACTACAAAAGCATGGGAGTGATCAATAGCCAGAGTAAAATCACCAAACTCGCGGATGCCCCGGATGGTTGGGTCAAGATCAGCTATAACGGACAGGACGGTTATGTGTACGGAAGTTATGTTAAGCAGGAAAAAATTACGACAACTCAGACAGGGAATGCTGTCTATCAAACAACACAATATCCGATTTCTTTTGGACAGGCACTTGCTCTTGAACAGAAAGTAAACTCATCGTCGGACTTAGCTTATTATATGAATCCGAACAATTTCCAGCAAGGCACGCCCGATTATTTTCAGTTTTTGAAGCTATCTTCGCTTTCAGGTGTTACAGCTTCACAAGTGAATGCAATGTTAAAAGGAGACGGAATACTGCAAAATCATGGAACGGATTTTGTCAACGCCGCCAAGACTTATGGTGTGAATGAAATTTATCTGGTTTCCCACGCGCTTCTTGAAACGGGCAATGGGTCATCTACACTTGCAAACGGTGTCTCATATAAAGGAAAGACCGTTTATAACATGTTTGGCATCGGCGCCTTTGATCTGGATCCGACGAACGGTGGAGCGGCGCTTGCCCTTGAAGATGGGTGGTTCACTCCGTCTGAAGCAATTTGGGGCGGAGCAAAATGGATTGCTGAAAACTATGTTTATAACACAACTTACCAGCAAGACACTCTGTACAAAATGCGCTGGAATCCGGATGCTTTGATTTCAGGAAGTGCAGCACATCAGTATGCTACAGATCCGGGATGGGCCGTAAACCAGACGGGAGACATCCAGTATCTGTATGCACAGATCAAGCTCAAGAACATTCTTTATGACGTGCCGCAATACAACTGA
- the rnhA gene encoding ribonuclease HI yields MDNIIIYCDGGCRGNQEDHNVGGWGAVLQFRGRTKELHGSAKNTTNNIMELTATIRALETLKTDQIPIAFYIDSAYVVNGMNSWVPGWVKKGWKTASGQPVKNKELWMRLSTLAGGQKSITFNKVKGHHGVALNERADALANQGMDEIANKK; encoded by the coding sequence TTGGATAACATCATCATTTACTGCGACGGCGGATGCCGCGGCAATCAGGAAGATCATAATGTCGGCGGCTGGGGCGCCGTGCTGCAGTTTCGCGGACGCACCAAAGAACTGCACGGCAGCGCAAAAAACACAACGAATAACATTATGGAACTGACAGCAACGATCCGGGCTCTTGAGACATTGAAAACAGATCAGATTCCCATCGCTTTTTATATTGACAGTGCTTATGTTGTCAATGGGATGAACAGCTGGGTGCCCGGTTGGGTCAAGAAAGGCTGGAAAACTGCGAGCGGCCAGCCTGTCAAGAACAAGGAGCTGTGGATGCGCCTCAGTACACTGGCGGGCGGTCAGAAATCAATCACTTTTAATAAAGTTAAGGGGCACCATGGTGTCGCGCTCAATGAGCGGGCGGATGCACTGGCAAATCAGGGTATGGACGAAATTGCAAATAAAAAATGA
- a CDS encoding TIGR00730 family Rossman fold protein, with protein sequence MKSICIYAGSNLGNNPEYAKKARLLGEAIASRGWRLVYGGSSIGLMGEIAEKVLSLGGEVVGIMPKGMVLGEMAHPHLTRLIEVDGMHARKEKMNELSDGFIALPGGIGTFDELFEILCWAQVGIHHKPIGLFNSAGYFDPLLGLIQHSIDHEFTNQSNLDLLCVSDSPETLLDKMTVYTPPDLGNKWRQLGKQVQ encoded by the coding sequence ATCAAATCAATTTGCATTTATGCAGGATCCAACTTGGGAAACAATCCTGAATATGCGAAAAAAGCTCGGCTACTAGGGGAAGCGATTGCGTCCAGAGGCTGGCGCCTGGTATATGGCGGCTCATCAATCGGCCTGATGGGGGAAATCGCTGAAAAAGTCCTCTCGCTTGGCGGTGAAGTAGTCGGTATCATGCCAAAAGGAATGGTTTTGGGCGAGATGGCTCATCCCCACCTGACCCGGCTGATTGAAGTCGACGGGATGCACGCACGGAAGGAAAAAATGAATGAGCTTTCTGACGGATTTATTGCTCTTCCCGGTGGAATCGGCACATTCGATGAATTGTTTGAGATTCTGTGCTGGGCACAGGTCGGGATTCATCATAAACCGATTGGCCTGTTTAACTCCGCCGGCTACTTTGACCCGCTTCTCGGGCTTATCCAGCACTCCATTGATCATGAATTCACTAACCAGTCCAACCTTGATTTGCTGTGCGTCTCAGATTCCCCTGAGACGTTACTTGACAAGATGACGGTATACACGCCTCCGGATCTCGGCAATAAATGGCGGCAGCTGGGAAAACAAGTACAGTGA
- a CDS encoding C39 family peptidase translates to MNSKLKSAVLMFLILLCSSLLLTHLLVKEYDAVAKAENTRTGNLKRVAVSSERPKQKQKQQIPRKKPLVKKQAKSLPDEAHLSEPFVSQEPELPNGCEIASLTMLLRSAGIPANKMILANQIPKVPFSSGGYMGNPNDGFVGNMYHGPSDDPGLAVYHGPVAGLASKYLGNRVEDLTGCPWSKVEEQIAQGRPVWVITSINFMPVPASQWVNWHTREGNIRISYMEHSVLVTGYGEKFVTINNPLSSEGGSQVDKSDFIAAWEQFGSQAITYGPAK, encoded by the coding sequence GTGAATTCGAAATTGAAAAGTGCCGTCTTGATGTTTCTGATTCTACTCTGCAGCTCATTACTTTTGACCCATTTGTTAGTGAAAGAATATGATGCGGTAGCGAAAGCGGAAAATACACGGACAGGGAATTTGAAGCGGGTGGCTGTTTCATCCGAAAGGCCTAAGCAAAAGCAAAAACAGCAGATACCAAGAAAAAAACCGTTAGTGAAAAAGCAGGCGAAGTCTTTACCTGATGAAGCACATCTCTCGGAACCTTTTGTCAGTCAGGAGCCAGAACTGCCTAATGGCTGCGAGATTGCAAGCCTGACGATGCTGCTTCGTTCGGCGGGAATCCCCGCAAATAAGATGATCCTGGCCAACCAGATACCTAAGGTACCGTTTTCTTCGGGAGGTTATATGGGGAATCCCAATGACGGGTTTGTCGGCAATATGTACCATGGACCAAGTGATGATCCTGGTCTGGCGGTTTACCATGGGCCGGTGGCCGGACTTGCCAGTAAATATCTGGGCAACCGCGTTGAAGATCTGACTGGATGCCCCTGGTCAAAAGTTGAGGAGCAGATTGCTCAGGGCAGACCTGTCTGGGTCATCACGAGCATTAATTTCATGCCGGTTCCCGCTTCTCAATGGGTAAACTGGCATACAAGGGAGGGGAACATCCGCATCTCATACATGGAACATTCGGTTTTAGTCACAGGATACGGAGAAAAATTTGTCACCATTAATAACCCCCTTTCCAGTGAGGGGGGCAGCCAGGTGGACAAATCTGACTTCATTGCTGCGTGGGAACAGTTCGGCAGTCAGGCGATAACCTATGGACCTGCGAAATAA
- the argJ gene encoding bifunctional ornithine acetyltransferase/N-acetylglutamate synthase, with the protein MDKIMEQQTTITEVQNGSVGSPKGFITGGQNIGMRKSKPDMGWIYSQQPASAAGVYTTNVFQAAPLKVTKASLAGENSLQAILVNTVSANSCTGEKGMANAFTTRKWMADHLGLPEHYVGVASTGVIGLQLPMDKMEKGINKISLQKAESPFEEAILTTDTHTKHLAVQFEIDGEMVTIGGACKGSGMIRPNMATMLAFVTTDAAIEPGDLHAALKTVTDRTFNRITVDGDTSTNDMVLVMANGMAKNKTLTANHPGWPTFLAGLKEVCQGLAKFIAGDGEGATKLIEVQVTGAKDEHSAEMISKSIIGSSLVKTAIFGSDANWGRVVCAMGYSGEKFDPDKVTMGLGDITLFADGVPVAFDEEEAKAYLDQGTIVIHADLGEGNGEAVAWGCDLTYNYVKINASYRS; encoded by the coding sequence ATGGACAAAATCATGGAACAGCAAACAACCATCACTGAGGTACAAAATGGCAGTGTCGGGTCACCCAAGGGATTCATTACCGGCGGCCAGAACATCGGCATGAGAAAAAGCAAGCCGGATATGGGCTGGATTTATTCTCAGCAGCCGGCATCAGCGGCCGGTGTCTACACCACGAACGTTTTTCAGGCGGCCCCGCTTAAGGTAACGAAGGCGAGTCTGGCTGGGGAGAACAGCCTTCAGGCGATACTCGTAAATACGGTAAGCGCAAACTCATGCACCGGAGAGAAGGGCATGGCAAATGCCTTCACAACAAGAAAATGGATGGCTGATCATCTTGGCCTTCCGGAACATTATGTTGGAGTTGCTTCTACAGGTGTGATTGGACTTCAACTGCCGATGGACAAAATGGAAAAGGGAATCAATAAAATTTCTTTGCAGAAAGCTGAGTCACCTTTTGAAGAAGCTATTCTGACAACGGACACACATACAAAACACTTGGCTGTTCAATTTGAAATTGATGGGGAAATGGTAACCATCGGCGGCGCATGTAAGGGATCGGGCATGATCCGGCCAAACATGGCGACAATGCTTGCATTTGTGACAACGGATGCCGCTATTGAACCGGGAGATTTGCATGCCGCACTTAAAACGGTAACAGATCGCACATTCAACCGGATTACTGTAGATGGCGATACCAGCACCAACGATATGGTACTGGTAATGGCTAACGGAATGGCGAAAAATAAAACACTCACTGCAAACCATCCGGGCTGGCCGACTTTTCTTGCCGGTCTGAAGGAAGTTTGCCAGGGACTGGCCAAGTTTATTGCCGGCGATGGAGAAGGGGCAACCAAACTGATTGAAGTTCAGGTGACCGGCGCGAAAGATGAACATTCGGCAGAAATGATCAGCAAATCCATTATCGGTTCCAGCCTTGTCAAGACGGCAATATTTGGCAGTGACGCCAACTGGGGCCGCGTCGTCTGTGCGATGGGGTACAGCGGCGAAAAATTTGACCCCGACAAAGTGACCATGGGACTCGGTGATATAACACTTTTCGCAGACGGAGTACCGGTTGCATTCGATGAGGAAGAAGCTAAAGCCTATTTGGATCAGGGCACGATCGTCATCCACGCGGATCTCGGCGAAGGAAATGGCGAGGCAGTGGCCTGGGGCTGTGACCTTACTTATAATTACGTAAAGATTAATGCCTCTTATCGCTCATGA
- the nrdG gene encoding anaerobic ribonucleoside-triphosphate reductase activating protein, whose protein sequence is MNYADYKRFDFLNGTGIRHSLFVSGCHFHCKGCWNAVAWNPKFGKPYTEDVENKVIADLNQPGVLVQGLSLLGGEPFDHPDTLTRLVKRVKSECQGKDIWCWTGFHFEDLIHDPERREMLNQIDVLVDGPFEIGKRNLKLKFRGSSNQRVLNVQESLQKNHAVLRFQ, encoded by the coding sequence ATGAATTACGCAGATTATAAACGTTTTGACTTTCTGAACGGAACGGGAATTCGCCATTCCCTCTTTGTGAGTGGTTGCCATTTTCACTGCAAAGGGTGCTGGAATGCGGTTGCCTGGAATCCGAAATTTGGAAAGCCGTATACCGAGGACGTTGAAAATAAAGTTATTGCTGATCTGAATCAGCCGGGTGTGCTTGTGCAGGGACTGTCATTGTTGGGCGGAGAACCTTTTGACCATCCGGACACGCTGACACGTCTAGTTAAGCGGGTTAAGTCGGAGTGCCAAGGCAAGGATATCTGGTGCTGGACAGGATTTCACTTTGAAGACTTGATTCATGATCCGGAGCGAAGAGAAATGCTGAACCAGATTGATGTGCTGGTTGACGGACCATTTGAGATTGGCAAACGGAATCTGAAGCTCAAATTCCGCGGCTCGTCCAATCAGCGCGTCCTGAACGTCCAGGAATCATTACAAAAGAATCACGCCGTTTTGAGGTTCCAATAA
- a CDS encoding undecaprenyl-diphosphate phosphatase — MFLFIAIILGAVEGLTEFAPVSSTGHLILVGNLLHFTGNTASAFEVIIQLGSIMAVVVLYWKRLWSLFGFYRNVPKSGPSHLNLLHIIVAGIPAGILGILLKDFITSKLFSPVSVLVALVIGGIVMIFAEWVAGRRPGKGTTQVSYLQAFVIGLFQVLSLWSGFSRSGSTMSGGLIAGVERKTAAEFSFILAVPMMFGASGVEVVKDLSIIRANLPFFIIGFIVAFIVALFAIVFFMRLLRRYTLVPFAVYRFILAAVFALAMFLLPGLFS, encoded by the coding sequence TTGTTCCTTTTTATCGCTATTATTTTGGGCGCAGTTGAAGGTCTGACCGAATTTGCGCCTGTATCATCCACAGGGCACCTCATTTTAGTGGGAAATCTGCTTCACTTTACCGGTAACACAGCAAGTGCGTTTGAAGTGATCATTCAGCTTGGATCGATCATGGCTGTAGTCGTGCTCTATTGGAAAAGGTTGTGGAGCTTGTTCGGGTTTTACCGCAACGTGCCGAAAAGCGGACCCAGTCATTTGAATTTATTGCACATCATTGTAGCCGGTATACCGGCAGGTATTCTTGGCATTCTCTTGAAGGATTTTATTACATCTAAACTCTTTTCGCCAGTGAGCGTTCTGGTGGCGCTTGTCATCGGGGGCATTGTAATGATATTTGCTGAATGGGTAGCCGGGCGCAGGCCAGGTAAGGGGACAACACAGGTAAGTTATCTTCAGGCTTTTGTCATCGGCTTGTTTCAGGTGCTCTCCCTATGGTCCGGTTTTTCACGTTCCGGATCAACGATGTCCGGTGGCCTTATCGCAGGTGTCGAACGAAAAACAGCGGCAGAGTTTTCTTTCATCCTTGCCGTTCCAATGATGTTTGGCGCCAGCGGTGTTGAAGTAGTAAAAGATCTCAGCATTATTAGGGCTAATTTACCCTTCTTTATTATCGGCTTCATTGTAGCCTTCATCGTAGCTTTGTTCGCCATTGTTTTCTTTATGAGACTACTGAGACGTTATACACTTGTACCATTTGCCGTATATCGTTTTATTCTTGCAGCCGTATTCGCTCTAGCTATGTTCCTGCTTCCGGGACTGTTCAGTTAA
- a CDS encoding HAD family hydrolase yields the protein MYQTIMTDLDGTVLTLANTVTNELNDYLKALRSRGVHIFAVTGRSLDRALKVLPDDFPIEGIVTANGMSVYAGTKQIFQGALPKQLVQKLLYRAESEKIYYQLDKDNGSIALTRDKTYFLEQINKDRPESVSENEWLSRRQAVSGELIWKDGLSEKELSEISKIYFFSESVERMKKWKADLTKLSEAIPFDCYSSSHSNVEVNQKNISKASGIRILLDYFHLSPEKAIVFGDGENDLPMFQIAGHAVAMKNAPDHVQKQADEVTDFSYTGNGLYHFLKKTFG from the coding sequence ATGTATCAGACGATTATGACAGATCTGGATGGAACGGTGCTTACGCTGGCCAATACGGTGACGAATGAATTGAATGATTACCTGAAAGCGCTGCGCAGTCGCGGTGTACACATCTTTGCGGTAACGGGCAGGTCGCTCGACAGGGCGCTTAAGGTCTTGCCGGATGACTTTCCGATCGAGGGTATTGTGACGGCAAACGGCATGTCGGTTTATGCCGGAACAAAACAAATTTTTCAGGGTGCATTGCCAAAACAACTCGTCCAGAAATTATTGTACCGTGCGGAATCCGAGAAAATCTATTATCAATTGGATAAGGACAACGGCAGCATTGCTTTAACACGTGACAAAACTTATTTTTTAGAGCAGATCAACAAGGATCGGCCGGAATCTGTGTCGGAAAATGAGTGGCTGTCGCGCAGACAGGCTGTTTCCGGGGAACTGATTTGGAAAGATGGGCTGAGTGAGAAGGAACTCTCGGAAATAAGCAAAATCTATTTTTTCAGTGAGAGTGTGGAAAGAATGAAGAAATGGAAAGCTGACCTGACAAAACTCAGCGAAGCGATACCTTTTGATTGCTACTCTTCTTCTCACAGTAATGTTGAGGTCAATCAAAAAAATATTTCTAAAGCCAGCGGCATTCGAATTTTACTGGACTACTTCCATTTGTCTCCTGAAAAAGCCATCGTTTTCGGCGACGGGGAAAATGATCTGCCGATGTTCCAAATTGCCGGTCATGCTGTTGCCATGAAAAATGCGCCCGATCATGTACAGAAACAGGCCGACGAAGTGACTGATTTTTCATACACTGGGAACGGGCTTTACCATTTTCTGAAAAAGACATTTGGTTGA